Genomic window (Deltaproteobacteria bacterium):
GGGACAGAACCTGATTGCGGCCGGGAAGTACCGGGAAGCCATATCTATACTTCAACGGGCCGTGGCGCTGGATCCGGGCAGCGATCTCCCTCAAGCCCGTGGAAAAACAAAAGGAAGAAAAGCCCATGAGCCCCCTCGAGAAACAGGCGCAGCAAGAGGAAAAGGAAATGTTGCGCAAACTTCGGGACCGAACTGACGCTCTTTCTTTCCAAGTGGAACGGATCGTTCTGGATCCCGGACACGGTGGATTCGACTCGGGGGCTGTCGGAAA
Coding sequences:
- a CDS encoding tetratricopeptide repeat protein; amino-acid sequence: MDRRAFLHRMSRWGLAGLAGIAYPDTLARLVWAEDPFSMGERGQNLIAAGKYREAISILQRAVALDPGSDLPQARGKTKGRKAHEPPRETGAARGKGNVAQTSGPN